In Eubalaena glacialis isolate mEubGla1 chromosome 4, mEubGla1.1.hap2.+ XY, whole genome shotgun sequence, one DNA window encodes the following:
- the IL9 gene encoding interleukin-9, whose protein sequence is MLLAVVLASALLLCSAASQRCLTLTGIKDVEYLINNLQKHPPSNCSCSTNVTDCLCLPIPSDNCTTACLQEGLSQMTNTTVKTSFPLIFNRVKKTVEALQNNKCGSFSCEQPCNQTTAGNMMTFLKTLLESFQKERMRGRV, encoded by the exons ATGCTCCTGGCCGTGGTCCTTGCCTCTGCCCTGCTCCTCTGCTCCGCGGCCAGCCAGAGGTGTTTGACCTTGACAGGGATCAAGGATGTCGAGTACCTCATCAACAACCTGCAG AAACATCCACCTTCAAACTGCAGCTGCAGCACCAAT GTAACTGATTGTTTGTGTCTGCCCATTCCTTCT GACAACTGCACCACAGCATGCTTACAAGAGGGTCTGTCGCAGATGACCAACACCACAGTGAAAACAAGTTTCCCGCTGATTTTCAATCGGGTGAAGAAAACAGTTGAAGCTCTCCAGAACAACAAGTGTGGA TCTTTCTCCTGTGAACAGCCATGCAACCAAACCACAGCAGGCAATATGATGACATTTCTGAAGACTCTCCTGGAAAGTTTCCAGAAAGAAAGGATGAGAGGCAGAGTGTGA